From a single Nitrospirota bacterium genomic region:
- a CDS encoding Slp family lipoprotein: MLSAKPLKQKGTRIEILQLPLGSDSEPLGRLTDSNGRFLAFHKEFLDPATIPIGTRVTVVGEVTGTMTLQVDEIDYVYPTIDIEALTIWPPKMPAYWFRPYPYMGAYWGPYWGPSWYPYWVAP; the protein is encoded by the coding sequence GTGCTTTCGGCAAAACCGCTCAAACAGAAGGGCACCCGGATTGAAATTCTCCAATTGCCGCTGGGTAGCGATTCCGAACCACTTGGACGGTTAACGGACTCAAATGGGCGCTTTCTTGCCTTTCACAAAGAATTCCTTGACCCGGCGACGATCCCCATCGGAACACGAGTGACGGTGGTTGGGGAAGTGACTGGGACCATGACGTTGCAGGTGGATGAGATTGACTACGTCTACCCGACGATCGACATCGAAGCGTTGACAATTTGGCCTCCCAAGATGCCGGCGTACTGGTTCCGTCCCTATCCCTACATGGGCGCATACTGGGGACCCTATTGGGGACCTTCTTGGTATCCCTATTGGGTTGCCCCGTAA
- a CDS encoding protein-L-isoaspartate(D-aspartate) O-methyltransferase, with protein MNSPGRRPTPLWRACILLIQCLTFGPGCAGDSPDPTRQAERDRMVSEQIISRGIKDQAVLAAMRRIPRHRFVPSFYSALAYNDSPLPIGHGQTISQPFVVALMSDALALKDAKKVLEIGTGSGYQAAVLAEIVPHVFTIEIVEPLATEAAKTLAELGYRNIHTRVGDGYQGWPEETPFDAIIVTASSEHVPQPLLDQLAVGGRLILPVGKAFQDAQELVLYRRTTDGYERTRLSLVRFVPLIRKDQSTKPDER; from the coding sequence ATGAACTCCCCTGGTCGTCGGCCCACACCGCTATGGAGGGCGTGCATCCTGCTCATCCAATGTTTGACCTTCGGTCCCGGATGTGCCGGTGACTCTCCCGACCCCACTCGCCAGGCCGAGCGAGACAGGATGGTGAGCGAGCAGATCATTTCCCGTGGCATCAAGGACCAGGCCGTCCTCGCCGCGATGCGTCGCATTCCCCGCCATAGATTCGTTCCTTCCTTCTACTCAGCGTTAGCATACAACGACAGCCCTCTCCCGATCGGCCACGGCCAGACCATCTCGCAACCCTTTGTCGTCGCGCTCATGAGCGACGCGCTCGCATTGAAGGACGCAAAGAAGGTGCTTGAAATTGGAACCGGCTCAGGCTACCAGGCCGCAGTCCTGGCCGAGATTGTACCCCATGTCTTTACCATCGAAATCGTCGAGCCCCTGGCGACAGAGGCGGCAAAGACGCTGGCGGAACTTGGTTACCGCAACATCCACACGCGCGTCGGTGACGGCTATCAAGGCTGGCCGGAGGAAACCCCCTTCGACGCCATCATCGTGACCGCCTCGTCAGAGCATGTGCCGCAGCCGCTGCTCGATCAACTCGCAGTTGGAGGGCGCCTGATTCTTCCGGTCGGCAAAGCCTTCCAGGACGCCCAGGAGCTGGTCCTCTATCGCCGGACCACAGACGGCTATGAACGCACGAGGCTCTCACTGGTTCGCTTTGTTCCGCTGATCCGCAAAGACCAATCCACCAAACCGGATGAGCGATAA
- a CDS encoding amino acid permease codes for MASPRSELPRRIGIFTAGCLLVSNVVGSGIFTTTGFMARDLGNPWLILAIWFFGALLALAGALSYSELGTALPVAGGEYGYLRRAYGPLVGFLSGWTSFTIGFSAAIAAGAMSFAAYLLQIAPFHSEDGSLSTGIALTLIWAVTGFHLAGVWAGGFLQRLLTILNIGAILILVVGALIFGKGNWTQLWVSAPDTTPGFGTMMVSMIFVTYAYSGWNAVAYVAGEIADPERTIPRAMIGGTLFVGLLYLVVNGIYLYALPVTELGQPPILPVANKVATALLGPGGTLLVTALLCLAIAGAVSAMVWAGPRVYYAMAQDGLIPSLFAKTPSRQQTPTNAILLQSLWASVLILSGTFERLVIYSGVVLAIFSALAVGALLILRRQEPTLPRPYRTPLYPFVPAFYLLVSTVIVGTALYERPVEGGLGLATVLAGTPLYLLWRKLRGGNPL; via the coding sequence ATGGCTTCGCCTCGCTCGGAACTTCCGCGCCGCATCGGAATCTTTACCGCCGGTTGTCTGTTGGTCAGCAATGTCGTCGGAAGCGGCATCTTCACGACGACCGGATTCATGGCGCGTGATCTCGGCAATCCCTGGCTGATCCTGGCAATCTGGTTCTTCGGAGCCCTGCTGGCCCTCGCCGGAGCGCTGTCGTACAGCGAGTTAGGAACGGCTCTACCGGTCGCGGGAGGAGAATATGGTTACCTGCGCCGCGCCTATGGCCCACTGGTCGGATTCCTCAGCGGATGGACGTCGTTCACCATCGGCTTCAGCGCTGCCATTGCGGCTGGAGCGATGAGCTTTGCAGCCTATCTACTTCAAATTGCTCCCTTTCACAGTGAAGACGGTTCCCTCTCCACGGGGATTGCCTTGACCCTGATCTGGGCCGTCACGGGGTTTCATCTCGCCGGTGTCTGGGCCGGTGGATTCCTCCAACGGCTGCTGACCATTCTGAACATCGGAGCCATTCTGATCCTGGTCGTGGGAGCGTTGATATTCGGGAAGGGAAACTGGACTCAGCTCTGGGTCTCTGCCCCTGACACCACTCCCGGCTTTGGAACGATGATGGTCTCGATGATTTTCGTCACCTACGCCTACTCGGGCTGGAATGCGGTCGCCTATGTGGCGGGGGAAATCGCCGATCCCGAACGCACCATTCCCCGGGCCATGATCGGCGGCACCCTCTTCGTGGGGTTGCTGTATCTAGTCGTGAACGGGATCTATCTCTATGCCCTGCCCGTCACTGAACTAGGACAACCACCGATCCTTCCCGTAGCCAACAAGGTAGCCACGGCCCTGCTGGGGCCAGGAGGCACCCTCTTGGTGACGGCCCTTCTCTGTCTCGCGATCGCCGGAGCTGTGAGCGCAATGGTATGGGCCGGACCCCGTGTGTACTATGCCATGGCGCAAGACGGCTTGATTCCCTCCCTCTTCGCGAAAACCCCCAGCAGGCAGCAGACGCCGACCAATGCCATCCTTCTGCAAAGCCTCTGGGCCTCAGTCCTGATTCTCTCTGGAACATTCGAACGGCTGGTGATCTACAGCGGCGTAGTTCTTGCCATCTTTAGCGCCCTTGCAGTGGGAGCATTACTGATTCTGCGTCGGCAAGAGCCGACTCTTCCCCGTCCCTATCGCACCCCTCTCTACCCATTTGTCCCGGCATTCTATCTTCTTGTGTCAACCGTGATCGTCGGAACCGCACTCTATGAGCGTCCAGTCGAAGGAGGCCTGGGCCTCGCAACCGTCTTAGCTGGAACGCCGCTCTACCTACTCTGGCGCAAGTTGCGCGGCGGCAACCCTTTGTGA
- a CDS encoding ABC transporter ATP-binding protein, with product MPHPLLDISNLTFEVDRHAILDRLDLAIQPGEIHALLGANGSGKTTLAYVLMGCEGYTPGAGTVLFDGTDLLPLKMHERARLGLTLAWQEPARFEGVTVREYLNLGNPDCDPEPALRQVGLAPDRYLSRRVDKALSGGERHRIELASVLSMKPKLAILDEPSAGIDMLSINHIIDIIRALKTAGGSVLLITHQEEVALIADRASQLCAGRIIFSGSPHEAVDHFRGRTCVRCDGQVCDYVRP from the coding sequence ATGCCTCATCCACTACTCGATATCAGCAATCTCACCTTCGAGGTGGATCGCCATGCGATTCTCGACCGGCTTGATCTGGCGATCCAACCGGGTGAGATCCATGCGCTCCTCGGAGCCAACGGCTCTGGCAAAACGACTCTCGCCTATGTCCTCATGGGCTGCGAGGGCTATACGCCTGGTGCCGGAACCGTTCTGTTCGATGGCACAGACCTTCTCCCCCTCAAGATGCATGAACGGGCCAGGTTGGGCCTGACCCTCGCATGGCAGGAGCCGGCACGGTTTGAAGGTGTCACGGTTCGCGAGTACCTGAATCTGGGCAATCCGGACTGCGATCCTGAACCGGCGCTGAGACAAGTCGGCCTCGCTCCGGATCGCTACCTGAGTCGGCGAGTGGATAAGGCCTTGAGCGGAGGGGAACGCCATCGAATCGAATTGGCCTCAGTCTTGTCCATGAAGCCGAAGCTGGCCATCCTCGATGAGCCGTCGGCTGGGATCGACATGCTCTCGATCAATCACATTATCGACATCATCCGCGCCCTGAAAACAGCCGGAGGGTCGGTCCTCTTGATCACGCACCAGGAAGAGGTTGCGCTCATCGCCGACCGGGCCTCGCAGCTTTGCGCCGGGCGCATCATTTTCTCCGGCAGTCCGCACGAAGCCGTCGATCATTTCCGCGGGCGGACCTGCGTCCGTTGTGATGGACAGGTGTGTGACTATGTCCGACCTTGA
- the dnaJ gene encoding molecular chaperone DnaJ, with the protein MGNVSGTETKRDYYEILGVDRSATRDQLKQAYRQLALKYHPDRNRDSDTTAKFREIAEAYAVLSDEAKRREYDATGHAGVSERWTAEDLMRDFHFGDFFGGRFGDLSSTFGDFFGQRTKARSGASRGVDLRYDLDLTLEEAAKGGEREIPVTRSEKCAPCAGTGAKPGTKPKPCSDCAGTGQIQHAKTSKGMRLVTLTTCPSCQGRGQVIETPCTTCQGNGYEFVTHRLKVQIPSGVDDGMMIRLASQGEPNADGGPPGDLLIRPHLLPHSTFDRHGDDLYMVKKITFPEAALGIEVPVIGLAGENMRVTVPAGTQSGTALRLSGKGMPRLGGKGKGDLFVVTEVRTPTNLTPRQRELLEELAVLEAERTEEGRASGLVRGSSSPRRVD; encoded by the coding sequence ATGGGAAACGTGTCGGGCACTGAAACGAAGCGTGATTACTACGAAATCCTGGGCGTAGATCGGTCTGCTACTCGGGATCAGCTGAAGCAGGCCTATCGCCAGCTGGCGCTCAAATATCATCCTGATCGGAATAGGGATTCGGATACCACGGCCAAGTTCAGAGAAATTGCAGAGGCCTATGCAGTTTTGTCGGATGAGGCGAAACGTCGTGAATACGATGCCACAGGTCATGCGGGGGTCAGCGAACGCTGGACTGCTGAAGACCTCATGCGTGATTTTCACTTCGGCGATTTCTTCGGCGGCCGGTTCGGTGATTTGTCCAGTACCTTTGGCGACTTCTTCGGGCAACGTACGAAAGCCCGCAGCGGTGCGAGCCGGGGTGTGGATTTGCGGTATGACCTGGATCTCACCTTGGAAGAAGCAGCCAAGGGAGGCGAACGGGAAATTCCGGTCACCCGCTCAGAGAAATGCGCGCCCTGTGCAGGGACTGGCGCAAAGCCGGGGACGAAGCCGAAACCCTGTTCAGACTGTGCTGGAACAGGGCAGATTCAGCATGCAAAGACCAGCAAGGGCATGCGCCTTGTTACGCTGACGACCTGTCCCAGCTGCCAGGGGCGCGGCCAAGTCATCGAGACTCCCTGCACGACGTGCCAGGGAAACGGCTATGAGTTTGTGACCCATCGGCTCAAGGTGCAGATTCCTTCCGGGGTAGACGACGGGATGATGATCCGGCTCGCGAGCCAAGGAGAGCCGAACGCCGATGGCGGTCCCCCTGGAGACCTGCTGATTCGTCCTCACTTGCTCCCCCATTCGACCTTCGATCGGCATGGCGACGATCTCTATATGGTGAAGAAGATCACGTTCCCTGAGGCGGCGCTGGGCATTGAAGTTCCAGTGATAGGGCTGGCAGGAGAAAACATGCGGGTCACTGTGCCAGCCGGCACGCAGAGCGGCACGGCCCTGCGGCTCAGTGGAAAGGGGATGCCACGTCTTGGGGGCAAGGGGAAGGGGGATTTGTTTGTGGTCACGGAAGTCCGTACCCCGACCAATCTCACGCCGCGGCAGCGGGAACTCCTCGAAGAACTCGCTGTCCTTGAGGCTGAACGAACCGAGGAAGGTAGAGCCTCTGGCCTGGTTAGAGGGAGTTCATCGCCACGTCGGGTGGATTGA
- a CDS encoding SufD family Fe-S cluster assembly protein: MSDLDELRRTLPMVGAEPAILDDTSIAHIVAHGHRILSHRTVPGLLVDLEETPDAIVGKVIVEAGAQIAQPIHMCFGLAHPTGKQQIKIDVHILEGAQARVLSHCLFPFAQAAEHRMQAIMEIGPGASLTYTEGHYHGPHGGMQVMPHATIKIGKGARYFSDFSLLSGSVGNLDIDYLVEVEEEGIGELSAKIFAHKTDHISLKEAVMLRGERSRSLIKTRVVLEGQAQADITGITEAYAKGARGHVDCMEIVQGQAQASAIPIVRVFHPEAKVTHEAAIGSVDKKELETLMARGLSPEQAVELIVSGILR; encoded by the coding sequence ATGTCCGACCTTGATGAGCTGAGACGGACCTTGCCGATGGTCGGAGCTGAACCGGCCATCCTCGACGATACGAGCATTGCGCATATCGTGGCGCACGGACATCGCATCCTCAGCCATCGGACCGTTCCAGGCCTCCTGGTGGATTTGGAGGAAACACCGGACGCCATTGTGGGAAAAGTGATCGTGGAAGCAGGCGCGCAGATCGCCCAGCCGATCCACATGTGTTTCGGCCTGGCTCACCCCACCGGAAAGCAGCAGATCAAGATCGACGTGCACATACTGGAAGGAGCGCAGGCGCGGGTGCTGTCCCACTGTCTCTTCCCCTTCGCGCAAGCGGCGGAACATCGGATGCAGGCAATCATGGAGATTGGACCTGGCGCATCGCTGACCTACACAGAAGGCCACTACCACGGCCCCCATGGCGGCATGCAGGTCATGCCCCACGCGACGATCAAGATCGGCAAAGGCGCCCGCTATTTTTCAGACTTCTCGTTGCTCTCCGGCTCCGTGGGGAACCTCGACATCGACTATCTTGTCGAAGTGGAGGAAGAGGGCATCGGCGAGCTCAGCGCAAAAATCTTTGCGCACAAGACCGACCATATCTCGCTCAAAGAAGCGGTGATGCTCCGGGGGGAGCGGTCACGCAGCCTCATCAAGACCCGTGTCGTGCTGGAGGGCCAGGCGCAAGCCGACATCACCGGCATCACCGAAGCCTATGCCAAAGGCGCCCGAGGCCATGTCGATTGCATGGAGATCGTTCAGGGCCAGGCCCAGGCCAGCGCGATTCCCATCGTGAGGGTCTTTCATCCTGAGGCGAAGGTCACGCACGAAGCGGCCATCGGCAGTGTGGATAAGAAAGAACTCGAAACCTTGATGGCGCGGGGCCTCAGCCCTGAACAGGCCGTCGAACTCATCGTGAGCGGGATACTGCGGTGA
- the amrS gene encoding AmmeMemoRadiSam system radical SAM enzyme, producing MSLANQFPTKYWHKLEDGRVQCDLCPRFCKLQEGQQGLCFVRERRQDQIVLTTYGRSSGFCVDPIEKKPLNHFLPGTPVLSFGTAGCNLSCKFCQNWDMSKSREMDTLADEASPETIARAASELGCRSVAYTYNDPVIFHEYAIDVAQACRERGIRSVAVTAGYVCEEPRAEFYRYMDAANVDLKSFTERFYHEVTGSHLQPVLETLIYLKQQTKVWFEITTLLIPGENDSEQEIEALTQWVVEQLGPDVPIHFTAFHPDWKMRAIPHTPPATLTRARNIAMKNGVRYAYTGNVSDREGGSTYCHDCGQILIRRDWYELSEWNLTVEGKCRFCVAPCAGVFEAQPGRWGASRRPVLLRQFT from the coding sequence ATGAGTTTGGCAAACCAATTTCCAACCAAGTACTGGCATAAGCTGGAGGATGGCCGCGTTCAGTGCGACCTCTGCCCCCGCTTCTGTAAGCTCCAAGAGGGGCAGCAGGGCCTCTGCTTCGTGCGCGAACGGCGCCAGGATCAGATCGTCCTGACCACCTACGGGCGATCCAGCGGATTCTGTGTGGATCCGATTGAGAAAAAGCCGTTGAATCATTTTCTGCCCGGCACGCCTGTCCTGTCATTCGGGACGGCGGGCTGTAATCTGTCCTGCAAGTTCTGTCAGAACTGGGATATGAGCAAGTCCCGAGAAATGGATACCTTGGCCGATGAAGCCTCGCCCGAGACGATCGCCAGGGCTGCGTCGGAACTTGGTTGCCGGAGCGTGGCCTACACCTATAATGATCCGGTCATTTTCCATGAATACGCGATCGATGTGGCGCAAGCCTGCCGAGAACGAGGCATCAGGTCCGTCGCGGTGACGGCGGGCTATGTCTGCGAGGAACCCAGGGCCGAGTTCTACCGGTACATGGATGCCGCCAATGTGGATCTCAAATCCTTCACCGAGCGGTTCTATCACGAGGTCACCGGGTCCCATCTCCAGCCGGTGCTGGAGACACTCATCTATCTCAAACAGCAGACGAAGGTCTGGTTCGAGATCACGACTCTGCTCATCCCTGGAGAAAACGATTCCGAGCAGGAAATCGAGGCCCTGACGCAGTGGGTGGTTGAGCAGCTCGGGCCGGACGTGCCGATCCACTTCACTGCCTTTCATCCGGATTGGAAGATGCGAGCGATCCCGCACACTCCGCCTGCCACCCTGACCAGGGCCCGCAATATCGCGATGAAGAATGGCGTCCGCTATGCCTATACCGGCAACGTCTCTGACCGGGAAGGCGGGAGCACCTACTGTCATGACTGTGGGCAGATACTCATCAGACGTGACTGGTATGAACTGAGCGAGTGGAATCTGACGGTGGAAGGGAAATGCCGTTTCTGCGTGGCCCCTTGTGCCGGAGTCTTCGAAGCCCAGCCGGGACGATGGGGCGCCAGCCGGCGACCGGTGCTGCTCAGGCAGTTCACCTAG
- a CDS encoding phosphoribosyltransferase produces MFHDRHDAGRRLAQKLLHYKEAKDTIVIALPRGGVVVGYDVSCTLRLPLDVLITRKLGTPSNPELAMGALAETGYVHMNSDVIREYDVSKAQLDEELLYQKSEVHRRIQRYRGGRPLPPLKGQTVILVDDGIATGATFYATLGALIKSETVRVVAAVPVAPPRIVMELKTLVDEVVVLHTSERFFGIGQFYEQFPQVEDEEVITCLENVRGALLQWKRASA; encoded by the coding sequence ATCTTTCATGATCGGCATGATGCGGGTCGACGGCTGGCTCAGAAGCTTCTCCATTATAAAGAGGCAAAAGATACGATCGTCATCGCCTTGCCTCGTGGTGGGGTAGTAGTGGGATATGACGTCAGCTGTACCTTGCGGCTTCCGCTGGATGTGTTGATCACTCGCAAATTAGGGACTCCTTCGAATCCCGAGTTGGCGATGGGCGCCCTGGCCGAAACCGGCTATGTACACATGAACTCGGATGTGATCCGCGAGTATGACGTGAGCAAGGCCCAATTGGACGAGGAGCTGTTGTATCAGAAGAGCGAAGTCCACCGGAGAATTCAACGGTACCGTGGGGGGCGGCCCCTTCCTCCCTTGAAGGGGCAGACCGTCATCCTGGTGGACGATGGTATTGCGACAGGGGCGACATTCTATGCCACTCTCGGTGCGTTGATTAAGTCAGAGACAGTTCGGGTTGTTGCCGCGGTACCGGTGGCTCCACCTCGAATTGTGATGGAATTGAAGACTCTCGTCGATGAAGTCGTGGTCTTGCATACGTCTGAGCGGTTCTTCGGCATCGGACAATTCTATGAGCAGTTCCCCCAGGTTGAAGATGAGGAAGTCATCACCTGTTTGGAGAATGTCCGTGGGGCGCTTTTGCAATGGAAAAGGGCGTCGGCATGA
- a CDS encoding CapA family protein, with protein sequence MQIALTGDVMLGRLVDQYVIRNQSIGPEKIWSDVLPLMLKADRRLINLECVISDQGREWKPDSKAFHFRAHPRAIDFLRAAKIDCATLANNHVLDYGTDALLECLALLDQAGIKRTGAGASLSEALTPAVVDLPQGRLGVVSLTDNEPEWEAGEKKPGIHYIAYDAKGLVEPYRARLALVLKQAHRQADLVMVSAHVGPNWGPPSAAMRALAHQIIDLGADLYWGHSNHTTQGIELYKGKAILYSSGDFIDDYAVDSAERNDLSFLFILELDQGRIARIVLHPLCIEDLYVRLAKDQEVAFLQRTMQAKCMAFGTTVGFHDGVGTLAIY encoded by the coding sequence ATGCAGATCGCACTGACCGGGGATGTGATGCTGGGGCGGCTGGTGGATCAGTATGTGATCCGTAATCAGTCGATCGGGCCGGAGAAGATCTGGAGCGATGTGTTGCCGCTGATGCTCAAGGCGGACCGACGGCTGATCAATCTGGAGTGTGTGATCAGCGACCAGGGGCGTGAGTGGAAGCCAGATTCAAAAGCCTTTCATTTTCGCGCCCATCCCCGCGCGATCGACTTTCTTCGAGCCGCCAAGATTGACTGCGCGACCTTGGCCAATAATCACGTCTTGGATTATGGAACTGATGCGCTGCTCGAATGTCTTGCCCTGCTCGATCAAGCCGGCATCAAGCGAACAGGCGCCGGTGCCTCATTATCGGAGGCCCTCACGCCGGCTGTCGTGGACTTGCCGCAAGGCCGGCTCGGAGTCGTCTCCCTCACGGACAACGAGCCGGAATGGGAAGCGGGAGAGAAGAAGCCCGGCATTCACTACATTGCTTACGATGCAAAGGGGTTAGTCGAACCCTACCGGGCGAGACTCGCGTTGGTCTTGAAACAGGCCCACCGTCAGGCCGATCTCGTGATGGTCAGCGCGCACGTCGGGCCCAATTGGGGACCTCCCTCTGCGGCCATGCGGGCGCTTGCTCATCAGATCATCGATCTCGGAGCCGATCTCTACTGGGGGCACTCCAACCACACAACGCAGGGTATCGAACTCTACAAGGGCAAGGCAATCCTATACTCGTCCGGCGATTTCATCGATGACTATGCGGTCGATTCAGCCGAGCGCAACGATCTTTCCTTCTTGTTCATCCTGGAACTCGATCAAGGCCGCATCGCGCGTATCGTTCTCCACCCCCTCTGCATCGAAGACTTGTATGTCCGGCTGGCGAAGGACCAGGAGGTCGCATTCTTGCAAAGAACGATGCAGGCCAAGTGCATGGCCTTCGGAACGACGGTGGGCTTTCACGACGGAGTCGGGACGCTCGCGATATATTGA
- a CDS encoding VOC family protein: MITSIAFTVYPVSNMERARAFYEHVLGLHVSYHYQDVWVEYDIGDSTFAITMMEMGHTPGAKGAVVAFEVSDLDAFVHKMKERAVAFVTEAFDTPVCRMAVIEDPDGNHITIHKRHA, encoded by the coding sequence ATGATTACTTCGATTGCCTTCACTGTCTATCCGGTCTCCAACATGGAGCGGGCTCGAGCCTTCTATGAACATGTGCTTGGCTTGCACGTGAGCTATCACTATCAAGACGTTTGGGTGGAATACGACATCGGCGATTCGACCTTCGCCATCACGATGATGGAGATGGGCCATACTCCCGGAGCAAAGGGAGCCGTCGTAGCCTTTGAGGTATCAGACCTCGACGCCTTTGTGCACAAGATGAAGGAACGGGCTGTGGCCTTTGTCACGGAGGCGTTCGACACACCCGTCTGCCGGATGGCAGTGATCGAGGATCCGGACGGAAATCACATTACGATTCACAAGCGGCATGCGTAA
- a CDS encoding methionine adenosyltransferase: MTKPTILEATSDPLADQPFEIVERKGLGHPDTICDAVMEQVAVELAQAYLKLCGRVLHFNADKGLLVAGEVDCRPGGGHVITPMRLVIGDRATFEWKKKLVRVNEIAERVASTWFRQHLPHVDPLKHLTCQVELKPASAELQSVSERRGGPVANDTSVAVGYAPFTQTERLVFQVEQFLNSPSFKKAFPATGQDVKVLGVRTKRQVTLTVAMPLLASAIRTESQYFARKAEVLKALQSFVKQKAGPQLSAEVTLNALDRRGAGVEGMYLSLLGTSAEAGDSGEVGRGNRVCGVISLRRPASAEAAAGKNPVAHVGKIYNVLAHVLAGQIHRNVKGLREVTVWLTSQIGRPVSSPQFVMIEVHPAQGVSLASIEPLIGREVQRALHRMTPFCRSLAKGVYPVC, encoded by the coding sequence ATGACGAAGCCGACGATTCTGGAGGCAACGAGCGATCCCCTCGCCGACCAGCCATTCGAAATCGTTGAGCGGAAGGGCTTGGGACATCCAGACACGATCTGCGATGCCGTGATGGAACAGGTGGCGGTCGAGTTGGCGCAGGCCTATCTGAAGTTGTGCGGTCGCGTGCTCCACTTTAACGCTGATAAGGGGCTGTTGGTCGCGGGTGAGGTGGACTGCCGGCCCGGGGGAGGCCATGTCATTACGCCGATGCGTTTGGTCATAGGGGATCGGGCGACGTTCGAGTGGAAAAAGAAATTGGTGCGCGTCAACGAGATTGCCGAGCGGGTTGCCTCGACATGGTTCAGGCAGCATCTCCCGCATGTGGATCCCCTTAAGCACCTCACTTGTCAGGTGGAATTAAAGCCGGCTTCCGCAGAACTACAATCTGTCAGTGAGCGGCGGGGAGGGCCGGTGGCCAATGACACCTCCGTCGCTGTGGGCTACGCGCCCTTCACCCAGACTGAGCGCCTCGTGTTTCAGGTCGAACAGTTTCTGAATAGTCCTTCCTTTAAGAAGGCCTTTCCGGCCACAGGGCAGGATGTCAAGGTGCTTGGCGTGCGGACGAAGAGGCAGGTCACTCTCACGGTTGCAATGCCGTTGCTGGCTTCAGCCATCCGGACGGAGTCGCAATACTTTGCGCGCAAGGCCGAGGTGTTGAAGGCCTTGCAGTCCTTCGTGAAACAGAAGGCGGGCCCGCAGCTGTCAGCTGAGGTCACGCTCAATGCGCTGGATCGTCGCGGAGCAGGAGTCGAAGGGATGTATCTTTCGTTGCTCGGCACATCAGCGGAAGCGGGCGATTCTGGTGAAGTGGGAAGAGGGAATCGTGTCTGTGGAGTGATCTCTCTTCGTCGGCCGGCCAGTGCGGAAGCAGCAGCCGGGAAAAACCCTGTGGCGCATGTGGGGAAGATCTACAACGTCCTCGCCCACGTGTTGGCCGGGCAGATTCACCGGAATGTGAAGGGGCTCCGTGAAGTGACTGTCTGGTTGACGAGCCAGATTGGCCGACCGGTGTCATCACCCCAGTTCGTCATGATCGAGGTCCATCCGGCGCAGGGGGTATCATTGGCTTCCATTGAGCCCCTGATTGGCCGGGAGGTTCAACGAGCTCTGCATAGAATGACACCCTTCTGCCGGTCGTTGGCTAAGGGAGTGTATCCAGTCTGTTAG